The genomic DNA GAGTTTGACACGTGTGCCCTAAGTGGTTGGAAATATGCAGAATATATTGCTTTATGTTGGTCagcatcacaggaggttggcggcaccttaattggggaggacgggctcgtggtaatggctggagtggaacaGTCGTAAACTCAGTCAACTGTCTGGACAATTTTTCCTTTACGATCTGGCCAGGtcaatacaatatactgtattatagatGACACTCGCACCCCAGTAGTCTTCAGTGCCACATTACGACAGTAGAGGTCCCTCAACAGCAAAACATTGATGATTTTGTTTTTATTGCAGTACcatgggttagttataaaaacaACTCTTTGGTAGAAGTGTTGATAGTTGATTTGGCTTTACCACAAATTAGCATTGCATTTCTTAGCAGTTCTGTTATTTACTTTCTATTCAAGGATTGCTCCAGCAGAGGTTACTACGGTACTGTTGGCTTTGGGTAATGTGAGAGACGGAGGGTAAAGTTATGAACTATCGTAGCTAGTTGTGGAAACAAGTTAGTCGTGTTGTTAGCGTATCACGTGATGTACGGAATGGCAGATAGCTAGCGCAGGTTATCGAAATAACATTTAAATAATGTCAAAGTAACTATTGGAAATGTGAAACAGTTGTTTATACTTTGGCTAAAACCTAGCTTTTATATTCGTTTATTTAGCTATACAAACGAGCTAAACTACCCTCTGAGAGCAAGCCATCTCGACCAGCTGACACAGTCAGTTATGCTACCAAGCTAAATCAAGGCTGAAGGTGTATTACATCAGACGAGATCAGACAGACATCCACATAAAGAGACGCACATGGAGTTATTGAACTGGGAACATTTTCACTCAGAGAAAATTCAAAATGACTTCACAATTACAATCAGAAAGATTGTAACTATTTCACGAAGGGCAGCGTTTTAATGACCCTTTcaaaaaaaaatattgcagtTTGGAAAGTGCCATAACTGTAGTTGACTGTTATTTTGGAGGCAGTAATTGCAGAGGGACACACTCTACAACATGAATCAAATAGTCAGTGGTAGTCAGCGCCGTTTCAGATGAGGACGTTTTTTCTTTTaaacatggccttatttctatttcagcatattggatgactgtcattcatattccattcacccagttaaaTGTAACAGCAAtcggtttaggctactacatgatactcaaattttccctttACCCATcatgttgctacaacctagcctatgaatgaaagttcaCAACGTAAATGCACACAGGTCGAAAGACAAATTCGATGTGACATGgacagtgacattcaataccgccttgcacactattgtctgcatctagctgatagtgggtgtaatcattagtccaacagttgcaagcAAGagtttattggacaaattcatgtaggtttatccccgttttgttccgtttgcttctgtttaagcaAATGTTTAACAGAAtcagcagaatgaatacacctctgataaacacagtccagtttcatagcagccacgttgtattccttcttgcatctactTTATGCGCTCCTTTCACTTGTGGACtccaatgcacaacacatcagctctATGTGACCTTGCGAAAAAACCTTAACAAGCCAAACCACTaaacagcctacatcgttgtcaccatattagctaaaagTCAGCtacgtcatagtcagcatagctaatagaactaacccgttagtaaacccgctacaatcatgcagtaacgttagtgTAGTCATTAAGCAGTTACGCCGGCAGGCCCCATTgtcaataaattagtaaaaccaaaagcttaccttgacttggaagagttagtgttgtgttggatagtcatagccagctagctaacatatagcATCCCTCTgagagcagggtgtttcagtaagctaaactagctagctgcatttgctaagTAAGTGACActgggaaaaaaatacatttctcatTGAAGAAATTTTGTTCAGAACTGTTACAATATTTTCTTTCTCTTGGAGTCAACtattcaccacattttatgcactgcagtgctagccaTCTGTAGtgtatgctttcagtactagactaattctctgatcctttgattgggtagacaacatgtcagttcacgctgcaagagctctgataggttggaggacgtcctccggaagttgtcataattactgtgtaagtctattgaAGAGGGTGAGAAGCATGCACCTCCTAGGTTGTGTCTTGAAGTCCATGAACTCAGGACGGAACCTAGCTGTCCTCCAGGGTGCTACCCTACAATAATTTGGTATAGTTATCTAAAAATTATAATTTATTATAATTCACTGAGGACGATAGTCCTCCCGAGGAACCGCCACAGAGTTAGACTGCAATATTACTGTAGTAAAAACGTGTTCTTTTGGATGCAGAATACTGCAGTTAGACGATTTTAACTGCAGTACAATGCACtatgactgcaatcttttttcgtaAGGGGGACAGCTCAGAAGAGCTGGGAAGAGGAATTATGCAGCTACCAATCAGTACATAACTGTATACACAACTAACACCACATCAGTTTTCACAACATTTTATTTAGAAAGACTTAGAAATCTGGAACACAGTGCTTACATGCTTTTGGACATGGAAAAAAACAAAAGCTGAATCTGTGGATCACAGCAACTCACTAATAGCCCTCTTTGGGGACACTAACTCCTAGGCCGTAACCACCAGGCACTTCCCCTAGGTCCTAAACACTAGGCCCTAGAGGAGATCAGAGGGTTGAATACATCTAAACAATACGGTGGTAGCTCCATCCTGCTCTCTGATCCAACCCTCTAAGGTCTATGCATAAGTGGCTAGGGTGTAGGAGGGGTTGATTTGAGTTTGACAGCCTCTGCCCTCGGCTCCCCCAGGGCACCTGGGACTGCAGACTCTGCACAGTTGCGAGTTTAGGTACTCAAGAGCGATTCTCAAAGTTCATCTCTGCTCTGTGATAACTTTGTGGCGTGCTGTTCCAAGAACTTACTAAACCCTTCTATGGTTCTGTCTCCGCCCTCAAATTTGATTGGGCTCTGCTTGCTGTTGCTAGGCGCAAAGTAGATGGTGGGGAAGCCCTCTGTTTTGTAGCTGTCGTGAGGCACATCGTTGGCAGTGGCGTCCATTTTGGCAATGACCAGGTTCTTCTCACTCTTGTATTTCTTCCCCAGGGCTGTGTAGTCAGGTTCCAGCTTCTTACAGTGGCCACACCACGGGGCGTAGAACTCTATCAGAACGTCTTTCTTGGTATCCATCACGATGTCGTCAAAAGTTTTCCCAACCACTACAGTCACAGGGCCTTGGTTGTTCTTGGGCACTGGCTGAGATTTGACGATGGGCTTCAGTTTGCCTGTAGAAAAGGGACAGACAAGATCAGACATGCTGACCACTAATGTATAGTCAGTCTATTACACAATCTTGGCAATTCTGGGTCAACCCTGTTAACTCAATAGGACCATGAAGACCTGTCACATATTGATGTTTGGCTGGCAGCAGACAAGGCACTCAACTCGGGTTAATCTGTAACTCAATACAACATGTGGTGTAAAGTCCTCTGACATACTTTCAATTGACAATTTGCTGTCAAGCTCACCTTTCTTGAAGGCCATGATGAAGTCTCTCAGCACCTCAGAGTCAAACTCATCAGGCTCCATGGCAAACTTCTTGCCGCCATCTCCCAGGATACCCACGTTGACTTCCTCCCCGCTGTCACTGAGCCCCAAGCTCTTCAACTCGTCTGAGTAGTCCTCCTCGTCAGCGATGGCAAAGGTGTATTCTGGGAAATCCTTGGCCACCTCCAAAACCTTGCTCCTCCAGAACTGGGTcgctggaacagagagaggggggtaatcAGACCTGAGCTAAAGGCTCCAATGAACTAAGCCAAGGTTGTCCAAACCCCGGTCGGGAGATCTACTGGAAGTGCAGTATTTTGTTCTAGCCCTTCTGCCTAACAAGGTATTATGGAAGCTACGCAGCTTAATATTTTGAGAAGATCCACAACATTCACATAATATTGGAAATAAGGGGTTGAGGACACCTTTCCTGTAGTCAAAGCTGAAGTCCACTCCGTAGTAAACGACAACCAGTGGTCTCTTGGTGTAACGTTTAGCGTCATTGCTTTGTTTCCTGTGACCCACCAGTGGCAGGATGTGTTTCTTAAAGAAGTCCTGCACCTCCGACATCTCTGTGgagtcctgggggggggggggggacacaggaCATTATACATGAATAATTGCAGAATTCTATTTGGGTTGGGAAAGCATGCTTCATTGAATTCTTCTAGATTCAAATATCCCTGCATATTGCAGTGATATGGATAAATGGCATCCATCCAGTGAATCAGGCTGGGAATTGCCACGGACCTCACAATACTATATCATAaagatacttaggtgccgatttGATATGTTTcactatatgtattgtgattcgatTTTGTAATTTTATTACGATTTGATGTTGCACATATATTGCTCACCATGTCGgctgcagagagacaacagagcatgagaaaacgagttttgatcagtcatggaaataagtgctAAACATGGTGGCGCACTATTAAAAATGATGGATCCCAAGCTTTAGGATGAAAAATGCAAGAGTTTTGGCGCAGATAAAGCCATCTAGCGCTAGCTAACTCTACCTAGCAAAACATTTATAATAATGTCATTTTTTTACAAATCGATATTTGGAAGTTGGAAGTCAAAGAATCGATTTAATATTTCCCAAAATAGTATTGTGATATGTAACtgtatagacccccccccccccccccccccaatcacaAGGCTTACTTTCACAGAGAGTTTAAGAAGCTGACTAGTGTAACGCACGTAAACACACCAGTTGGCAGACTTACTTTGATGGTGAGTGTATAGGAGTCTTTCTCGTATTTGGACCTGAACTTCTCAGGATGCACCATGACGACCTGGCTTGGGGAGGCCTTGAGGAGCTTGGCCACGTCTGAACTGAAGGTGTGGAGGAACTTGAAGTCCTCTCTAAGAATGTTACctgggaggagagaaaagaggggaaaaCAACGACTATCTCCATTAGAATTAGAAGGCCGCACTGGGAGGACAGGAGTATGGATTAGATATATCCTCTGTATACTACACATCATATGAAATATTCTATGTATCATGAACTCTGACAAATACATTCTCAAAGTCAATGTAATTGATTGATTTTGTGCACTCACAGGCCTCTAGGTAGAGGTCATAGGTCATATCCTGCTCTGAGGAGAACACGCCCACTATGACAGCATCATCACCATCTTTGATTAACTCCTGCACCTGTTTCACCGTCTGCACCTGCTTGGAGGGTGGCCCTGCCTGCTCACTCATATAGTCAACGATACCTacagagagcacacacacacaatagttggTACCGTCGGCTATATCATTAACAAGGGACGTGTCCTAAAATCCATAATGTTAGCAGATATATTTAGTCATGGGGTAGTGACAAACAGTCTGAAGTGTGAACGTACCAATCTTCTCTCTGGGTCCGTTGTAGTCGAAGGCCTTCCCCTTCCTGAAGATCTTGAGGGTGGGGTACCCAGACACCCCAAAGCGGTTGGCGATGTCATTCTCCTGGGTGGCGTCTACCTTGGccagggagatgggaggagagcgCTGGCTCAGGGCCTTGGCTGCCTTCTCATACTCTGGAGCCAGCTGCTTACAGTGGCCACACCTGGAGTAGGGATCGGGCGTGGTTATTCAaataggctgtatcacatccggccgttattgggagtcccatagggcggcgcacaattggcccagtgtcgtccaggtttggctcgGGTAGGccatcatcgtaaataagaatttgttcttaagtgacttgcctagttaaaaggttAAATATCTAAAAAAAATTATACCCAAACGGACATTAGTATTCACTTTAAGATTTTTGTTGTGCACTGTAAAATGTACTAGCCAGCGATGTACATTTATGTTGATCTTTCTGCCGACTAACTGAGATGTGACCAACAGAAAATACTATCAGAGATCTGTATAATGAGATGCTTATGTTtctgccctaacaatgggagtcgtcccAAGGCGGGAAGGCAGGTGAAAAGCTCAAgaccaaaataagcccatagaaaagcattggaCTGATTTTGTCAAGAGTGAAAACCTCACACTTTGCCTCTTCCATACTATGCATGCATACAAGGACCAGACATTTTTCATTAAGAGGTTAACGGAAACATGCAACAATAGCAAGCCTATCGTCTCACAGTGACAAGGCTAAAGCCTATTATAGAACATGCAACTCCTGTAAAGAAACAGCTAAGtaattttcaaacatttgccCAAATACAGTTAGCGGAACACACCGTTCTAAAACAGAGAACCTAAGGCAAGCAGGTCCATATGTAACAGAGATGAAAATCTCTGTTAGAAACTTAGAAAgaaagcctcccgggtggcgcagtgcttaagggcgctgtactgcagcgccagctgtgccatcagagtcctgggtccgcgcccaggctctgtcgtaaccggccgcgaccaggaggtccgtggggcgacgcacaattggcctagcgtcgcccgggttagggagggcttggtcggtaggggtgtccttgtctcatcgcgcaccagcgactcctgtggcgggctgggcgcagtgtacgctagccaaggtggccaggtgcacggtgtttcctccggcgcattggtgcggctggcttccgggttggatgtgcgctgtgttaaagaagcagcggcttggttggttgtgtatcggaggacgcatgactttcaaccttcgtctctcccgagcccgtacgggagttgtagcgatgagctactacaacaattggatactacgaaattggggagaaaaaggggtaaagaaatttttaaaaataaaaaaaagaaataaaaaaaaagaaacttAGAAAGAAGGGGAATCTAATAGAAAGATATCAATGATggtttgctaatatgactagaattgtgcctttggcttctggacaacgaaagaaagtggatatgaaaaccaatagaaccgGAGAGAAATGCTGGTTCATGGCATCAGGAGTTCTTTATAAAATTGTCTTCACGTTTCTACGGACGGATTTTCGCAAGTCTTATTTGAAGCAAGGTAGAACGTCTCATTATTTAAAGTCAAACGTTCAGGTTTAAAACAATTATACTGCCTGAAGCTGACATTGCAGTGGTGGGTGAAGCGTTGatagtcaacggtaggcaggCTATAGTTTTTGCAGCCGAATGGGAGGCGCCTTACgagttgagggggggggggggggggggtaatcaaCTATCCAAATATCTGCAAAAATGTCATATTATTAGAATAGTGAAATATGGGAGGGAAAGTTATAACAGCACTATGAAGCTTCACAGTAGAATTGTTTCAACTTCATCTCCTCCGCTCCTTCACCAGATAGAAAACACAAAGGCCATAATAGATTGAATTTCATAACTCAGTGCAGGTgacagaggagatgaggatgTGACCCTAGACTATTGTGATGCATCCTAAACATTGTGGGGGACTGACTGACCATGGGGCATAGAACTCCACCAGGATGATGTCAGCGCTGTTGACCACCTCGTCAAAGTTGTCCTTGGTCAGCACCAGGGTGGCCTCTGGAGGGGGCTTCCAGTCCGGCTGGGCCACTTCCATCACTCGAGCCACAATGTCTTAAACACAACCACAGttactaatgttactgtggtGAAACTGAAAGTGGGTTACAAGCCACAAGACAAACCACAGTTACAACATTATAGTAGCCTGTTTAATAGTCTGTTCCTGCTTTAGCTAAACAAGCGGACAATGTAGAGTTGTCAAAGGCTGAGAAAGAGACTCAGGTACTGACTGGATCAGTCTCCTTAGTAGACATCTCACCCTGCTCATTCCTGGCGCCATCATACTCCACAGGCTCCCCCTTCTTCATGATCTTGAAGGTGGGATATCCAGACACCTCAAACCTGCTCCCTAAGGAGCTGGACTTGGTCGCATCCACCTTGGCCACAGGGATAGGTGGGTCATTCTCCTTCAGAGTCAGGGCAATCTTCTCATACTCTGAAGCAAACTGCTTACAGTGGCCACACCTGGGAGGGGAAGAAAACTGATTAGATGTGTCAATTGATGGAATATTAACAACAACAAATGGTGCAAATATCTCATGCATATTTGAGATTAAAGTCTGTTTTTCCTACTACATGTCGGCTACCAGGAATTGCACAATAGACGAAGCGGATGGACACGTCTCCAATGACTGCCAAATATTGACTTTCTTAACTATCCCTTTATGCAAACTTACCATGGTGCATAGAACTCAACCAGCACGGTGTCCTTCCCCTCCATGAACATGTCGAAGTTGTCGTCGTTCAAGACCAACACTCCGTTCTCATCCTTCACCTGTGTTAGGTCATCTTTATCCTCttcatcattatcatcaccaccctcctcctcctcgactTCTTCCGCTACATCTGCAACACCATGGATAACAAAACAGTGAAATAAACATAACGTGTAGCAACGACAGTCTGACTGGACAACAAAGTTGGGATTGcattgtaacataacaaaaccaCGCTACAACATAACATAATACACGCCTGTTCGcacaacattaaaaaaaaaaaaaaaactagccAGCAGTCaagttagcagctagctagccagccaactagctagctagttaataagAGCTGTCTGGCTGTTATAATTAGAGGAGACGCCAACTACCTAACTAGCTTAGTAAACATTCCTGGCTAACTTAATTCATCCCAaagtagccagctagctacttaCCATCAGCTTCACATCGGATGACAGTGGCAAAGTGGACAACGCCAAGTCCCACAATCAGTAGCAGCGCTATCTTTCTCATTGTCCGCTTTTCCAATGGAATGCTACCCGTACAACGAGTGAGACTTCTCCTTTTTAACTAGTAACGGTAGCTGATGAAAGTCACCAAAATTGTGTATTAATAGAAATCTCTGTAGATATTTTTTGAGTCCTGAAGTGGGGTTACAAACTGATCTTTGGCTTGTGGATTCTAGCTAAAGACTTCGGAAATCAGGTTAATGCACTGACTTGCCACATTCTAATTGGCTGTCATCATCGGCTTTCCTCCAATTGCGTACCGCCACTTAATTCCTGGATCCAGGACGTTCGAGGGTGCCATTGGATAGTCGACCAGTTGTTGTAATGTCATTGGACTGAATGGTCTACTGTATTTTCAACAGTAAACATAGAACCAGCAAAAGTTTAAGCGTACTTTTGATGTCAAGGACGTCTGTCTCTAGATTTCAACAATGTAACTGTCGTGTAAACATTAGCGAGCCCTGTTTTCATTCTTCCAGGGTTCCCCCCTCACCTTAACCTGCACAGCACACCATTTATTTGAGCCGTTTGAACATCTTTTATAACCAGGGAACATTTGTGTAAATTTTTGTGTAAATATACAGTAACCTACAGAATACTCATAATTAAGCCTGATTCACTCCACGCAGAATATTTGAACATACAACTTTTAAAAAATGTCCCTCTTGAATAGTAGgcttgggtaggttactttatgaatgtaatccgttacagttacctgtccaaaattgtaatcagtaatgtaatttTTGGATTACCAAAACTACATATATTATATTTTGGATTACCCAAATaaaatctgattacattcagttacttttagattactttcctcTTAAGCGGCATCAGAAGAAGAGAAAAATGCATGTTACaaattgaacaacatctattgcaggataaatcaatgttaaagtttacatagctggccttatgtggatgttacattttacgttatgggttggttatgtaggcttatgctaacccatcgctttctactacatataataatacgattCAATTATATCCTTACGTCTATCTGTAaaggctgttggtggaagaaggtgaggaccaaggtgcagcgtggtacatgttcatacTTTATTAGTTGAACACTGAATAGCAAAACACTGAATAGCAAAACACTGAATAGCAAAACAACAGAGAGaacaaccaaaacagttctgtctggtgcagacacaaaaacagaaagcaactacccacaaaaacccagtgggaaaaagctacctaagtatagttctcaatcagagacaacgattgagaACCTCTGATTGACaaccataccagaccaaacaacaaagaaatacaaaacataggaaatgaacatagaatgcccaccctattcacaccctggcctaaccaaaatagagaataaaagcctctctatggccagggcgtgacactatcagaattccagtcattccaatatatgttataccccttgatcttcaagaataggacttggaaatatggaagtatagattagcctaattgttttacctgagcataaccccaaaactaaggactaaTTAGCCAGCTCTACTTGTTTATGAttgtgttgtcatggaggactgattgggctcattgattcaagGTGAAAATAAATTCTGCTCTCATGGAATGGcctgctttgagcactactgaacagagctatttacatgtgaaaaatgaatgcaatatgctgcatttgctataagCCTATTATTTACCTTTTAGTTGGTgatatcgccgaagtcaaggatcaggaGGATAGTCAGCTTTACGAGGGTCTGTTTGGCAGCATTAGTGAAGggggctttgttgcgaaataggaagctgattcaatatttaattttggattggagatgcttaatgtgagtctggaatgagagtttacagtctaaccagacacctaggtatttatagttgtccacatattctaagtcagaaatgtccagagtagtgatgctattcgggcgggagggtgcgagCAGCAATCGGTTGaggagcatgcacttagttttacttgcattaaaaagcagttggaggccacggaatgagtgttgtatggcattgaagctcgtttggaggtttgttagcacagcgtccaaagaagggccagatgtatacagaatggtattgtctgcgtagaggtggatcagagaatcaccagcagcaagagcgacatcattgatacagtggggcaaaaaagtatttagtcagccaccaattgtgcaagttctcccacttaaaaatatgagagaggcctgtaattttcattataggtacacgtcaactatgacagacaaaatgagagagaaaaaaatccagaaaatcacattgtaggatttttaatgaatttatttgcaaattatggtggaaaataagtatttggtcacctacaaacaagcaagatttctggctctcacagacctgtaacaacttctttaagaggctcctctgtcctccactcgttacctgtattaatggcacctgttttaacttgttatcagtataaaagacacctgtccacaacctcaaacagtcacactccaaactccactatggccaagaccaaagagctgtcaaaggacaccagaaacaaaattgtagacctgcatcaggctgggaagactgaatctgcaataggtaagcagcttggtttgaagaaatcaactgtgggagcaattattaggaaatggaagacatacaagaccactgataatctccctcgatctggggctccacgcaagatctcaccccggggggtcaaaatgatcacaagaacggtgagcaaaaatcccagaaccatacggggggacctagtgaatgacctgcagagagctgggaccaaagtaacaaagcctaccatcagtaacacactacgccgccagggactcaaatcctgcagtgccagacatgtccccctgcttaagccagtacatgtccaggcccgtctgaagtttgctagagagcatttggatgatccagaagaagatttggagaatgtcatatggtcagatgaaaccaaaatataactttttggtaaaaactcaacttgtcgtgtttggaggacaaagaatgctgagttgcatccaaagaacaccatacctactgtgaagcatgggggtggaaacatcatgctttggggctgtttttctgcaaagggaccaggatgactgatccgtgtaaaggaaagaatgaatggggccatgtatcgtgagattttgagtgaaaacctccttccatcagcaagggcattgaagatgaaacgtggctgggtctttcagcatgacaatgatcccaaacacaccgcccgggcaacgaaggagtggcttcgtaaggagcatttcaaggtcctggagtggcctcgCCAGTCTCCTGATctgaaccccatagaaaatctttggagggagttgaaagtccgtgttgcccagcaacagccccaaaacatcactgctctagaggagatctgcatggaggaatgggccaaaataccctcaacagtgtgtgaaaaccttgtgaagacttacagaaaacgtttgacctctgtcatttccaacaaagggtatataacaaagtattgagataaacttttgttattgaccaaatacttattttccaccataatttgcaaatacattcataaaaaatcctacaatgtgattttctggatttttttctcattttgtctgtcatagttgaagtgtacctatgatgaaaattacaggcctctctcatctttttaaggtggagaacttgcacaattggtggct from Oncorhynchus clarkii lewisi isolate Uvic-CL-2024 chromosome 15, UVic_Ocla_1.0, whole genome shotgun sequence includes the following:
- the LOC139366924 gene encoding protein disulfide-isomerase A4-like, which translates into the protein MRKIALLLIVGLGVVHFATVIRCEADDVAEEVEEEEGGDDNDEEDKDDLTQVKDENGVLVLNDDNFDMFMEGKDTVLVEFYAPWCGHCKQFASEYEKIALTLKENDPPIPVAKVDATKSSSLGSRFEVSGYPTFKIMKKGEPVEYDGARNEQDIVARVMEVAQPDWKPPPEATLVLTKDNFDEVVNSADIILVEFYAPWCGHCKQLAPEYEKAAKALSQRSPPISLAKVDATQENDIANRFGVSGYPTLKIFRKGKAFDYNGPREKIGIVDYMSEQAGPPSKQVQTVKQVQELIKDGDDAVIVGVFSSEQDMTYDLYLEACNILREDFKFLHTFSSDVAKLLKASPSQVVMVHPEKFRSKYEKDSYTLTIKDSTEMSEVQDFFKKHILPLVGHRKQSNDAKRYTKRPLVVVYYGVDFSFDYRKATQFWRSKVLEVAKDFPEYTFAIADEEDYSDELKSLGLSDSGEEVNVGILGDGGKKFAMEPDEFDSEVLRDFIMAFKKGKLKPIVKSQPVPKNNQGPVTVVVGKTFDDIVMDTKKDVLIEFYAPWCGHCKKLEPDYTALGKKYKSEKNLVIAKMDATANDVPHDSYKTEGFPTIYFAPSNSKQSPIKFEGGDRTIEGFSKFLEQHATKLSQSRDEL